In a single window of the Pocillopora verrucosa isolate sample1 chromosome 4, ASM3666991v2, whole genome shotgun sequence genome:
- the LOC131786686 gene encoding melanocortin receptor 5-like: MSANEPYFLNVTVESPASPTSQFTSLEERNTLELTQAVILCTVLGVASVLGTLGNLLVLTSIIKFDDLREIPDFFIFSLSLSDFLVTAIFQPLQAYKVTHLIQVSGIVAFSEITSLLGHISLIASISNMFGVTVERLISIRFPLKYDFLVTKFRAKVTIICIWIFSLSYGTVWTQDLAPKEYMAIYFVLVLVGTASIYFYIFLIARRLEGRMVQTQRESTDAGIPNRRRERKAAKTIATILGVAALCWLPLLIVPNVLPENLDHATFMKIFFPLQTLSVCNSSINPYIYCVRSSRYSVAFTKLLGLQKIFNYKVQAKDTKGLSVCRTQGDVPKPDTQAPQKDIKDVAL, translated from the coding sequence ATGTCGGCAAACGAACCGTATTTTTTGAACGTAACCGTGGAGAGTCCTGCAAGTCCCACAAGTCAATTCACTTCCCTTGAAGAACGAAATACTCTTGAACTAACACAAGCTGTGATTCTGTGCACCGTGTTGGGCGTCGCCAGTGTTCTTGGAACACTTGGGAACTTATTAGTCTTAACTTCCATCATCAAGTTTGATGATTTGAGAGAAATTcctgacttttttatttttagcttgtCGTTGTCTGACTTTCTTGTCACAGCAATCTTTCAGCCCTTGCAAGCTTACAAAGTCACACATTTGATTCAAGTCTCCGGGATTGTAGCATTTTCGGAAATAACGAGTCTTCTTGGGCATATCTCACTGATTGCATCCATTTCAAACATGTTTGGAGTAACTGTGGAACGCCTGATTTCCATTCGCTTCCCTTTGAAGTATGATTTCCTAGTGACTAAATTTCGAGCCAAAGTCACCATAATCTGCATCTGGATTTTTTCGTTATCCTATGGAACAGTCTGGACACAGGACCTTGCTCCAAAAGAATACATGGCCATTTATTTCGTCCTGGTCCTCGTTGGAACAGCATCGAtctatttttacatatttctcaTCGCCAGACGACTCGAAGGCAGAATGGTTCAGACACAAAGAGAATCAACAGACGCTGGAATTCCTAACAGACGCCGAGAGAGAAAAGCTGCAAAAACCATTGCAACCATTCTAGGGGTTGCAGCTCTATGCTGGCTTCCTCTTTTGATCGTTCCAAACGTTCTCCCCGAGAATTTGGATCATGCaacattcatgaaaattttctttcctcttcagACTTTGTCGGTTTGTAATTCCTCGATCAATCCTTACATTTATTGTGTGAGAAGTTCCAGGTATTCCGTAGCGTTTACCAAGCTGCTTGGgttacaaaaaatttttaactacAAAGTACAAGCTAAGGACACCAAAGGTTTGTCCGTTTGTCGTACTCAAGGCGATGTTCCAAAACCAGATACTCAGGCCCCTCAGAAAGACATCAAAGATGTCGCTTTGTAA
- the LOC131786334 gene encoding adenosine receptor A3 translates to MENATFCSKVLQDLRPMWMMYFAISLNAILSATATLGNIVIFVALGRDNQLHMSTRLLFRSLALTDLGVGLISQPCFVIYLLLVVTKRLNDCERTESVMQVSTALLCSISLCTLTAVSIDRLLLLKLGLRHRCVVTVKRVKEVVFLSWTVFLSIGVLYFLNTTIFTMTVCASVLLCLLASAYSYISIYFSLRCRIARILQQNAHDQRKVFRPRNLLRYKRTVSTSLWVYFILVVSYLPFVLVQVTRIRLGDSRSIVIAEGCTTSLVYLNSTLNPFIYCWRIREVRKAVKTMVQRIGLFFLRIVTAVLP, encoded by the coding sequence ATGGAGAATGCAACCTTTTGCTCCAAAGTTCTTCAGGATCTTCGGCCCATGTGGATGatgtattttgcaatttctttaaatGCAATTTTGAGTGCCACAGCCACTTTGGGAAACATCGTGATTTTCGTGGCTCTCGGTCGGGATAATCAGCTTCATATGTCAACAAGGCTTCTCTTTCGTTCTCTGGCACTAACGGATCTCGGTGTTGGACTTATTTCGCAGCCTTGTTTTGTGATCTACCTTCTTTTGGTCGTTACAAAAAGGTTAAATGATTGTGAAAGAACTGAAAGTGTAATGCAGGTATCTACAGCTCTCCTTTGTAGCATTTCACTTTGCACATTAACGGCAGTCAGTATAGACAGACTTCTTCTTCTTAAGCTGGGGCTAAGACACAGATGTGTTGTAACCGTAAAGCGAGTGAAAGAAGTCGTTTTTCTTTCGTGGACGGTGTTTCTTTCGATTGGAGTCTTATACTTTTTGAACACAACTATCTTCACTATGACTGTTTGCGCGAGTGTTCTGCTATGCCTTCTAGCGTCGGCGTACTCCTACATTTCAATATATTTCTCCTTACGATGTCGAATTGCTCGAATTTTGCAACAGAATGCTCACGATCAACGCAAGGTCTTCCGGCCACGAAATTTATTAAGGTATAAAAGGACAGTCTCTACCTCATTATGGGTCTACTTTATACTGGTGGTGTCCTATCTGCCATTCGTTCTTGTACAGGTGACAAGGATTCGCCTTGGAGATAGCCGGTCCATTGTTATCGCAGAAGGATGCACTACATCTCTAGTTTATCTTAATTCCACACTGAACCCGTTCATTTACTGTTGGAGGATTAGAGAAGTGAGGAAAGCGGTTAAAACAATGGTTCAACGAATCGGTTTGTTCTTTCTCCGAATAGTTACCGCGGTGCTTCcataa
- the LOC131786433 gene encoding histamine H2 receptor-like, producing the protein MSNFTSRGKEDSVKLSVCLLSSAEESEDVKCKFNSHIFIYVNAILSITALPGNFIILVALCKESTLHPPSKLLLRWLSCTDLLVGMISQPIFIVYHKMIADKVGDVCEVTESLAYITSAVLCGQSINTMTLISTDRLFALLFRLRYRQIVTLKRVRSLIISSWIVNFTFALTYLWNKEFFFMGSCIWLWLFLSISSCCYLKIYFQIRRQQAQIQEHDSNSTASLNLARYKKTVLSALCIHLTLSVCYLPYTVTTTIISLEGISNCKAIIWNIAGVLVFLNSSLNPVLYFWTLREIRRTVMDIFRQFFSLS; encoded by the coding sequence ATGTCAAACTTCACGTCACGAGGAAAGGAAGACTCCGTAAAATTATCCGTGTGCTTGTTGAGTTCCGCTGAAGAGAGCGAGGATGTCAAATGTAAATTCAATTCTCACATTTTTATCTACGTGAACGCAATTTTATCCATCACTGCCTTGCCTGGAAACTTCATCATCCTCGTCGCCCTTTGTAAAGAATCTACTCTCCATCCACCATCAAAACTTTTACTTCGTTGGCTCTCGTGTACAGACCTCTTGGTAGGAATGATTTCCCAGCCCATATTTATTGTTTATCACAAGATGATCGCTGACAAAGTGGGTGACGTTTGTGAAGTAACTGAAAGCTTAGCTTACATTACAAGTGCAGTATTGTGCGGACAGTCTATTAACACAATGACTCTTATAAGTACGGACAGGCTCTTTGCTTTGCTGTTCAGGCTGAGATACAGGCAGATTGTAACTTTAAAACGTGTCCGTTCATTGATCATATCTTCATGGATTGTAAACTTCACTTTTGCATTGACTTATTTGTGGaacaaagaatttttctttatggGCTCCTGCATATGGCTATGGCTGTTCTTAAGCATATCTTCTTGTTGttacttgaaaatttatttccaaattcGCCGCCAACAAGCGCAAATACAGGAACATGATTCCAATTCTACAGCTTCTTTAAACTTGGCGCGGTACAAGAAGACTGTTTTAAGTGCACTTTGTATACATTTAACATTATCAGTGTGTTATCTCCCTTACACTGTCACGACTACTATTATTTCACTTGAAGGAATATCAAACTGTAAAGCTATCATTTGGAACATTGCTGGAGTGTTGGTTTTTCTAAACTCGTCTTTGAACCCAGTTTTGTACTTCTGGACACTAAGAGAAATAAGACGAACAGTGATGGACAttttcagacaatttttttccttatcgtAA